One window from the genome of Echinicola vietnamensis DSM 17526 encodes:
- a CDS encoding precorrin-2 dehydrogenase/sirohydrochlorin ferrochelatase family protein produces MNELYPVFLKVAQLDTLIVGGGNVGLEKLSFLLKSSPKAKVTVLAKEISAEIRAIAAKNDRLQLIDAAYDKSYLENRHIVIGATDDKEVNKQIQQEAKAKHLLVNIADTPELCDFYLGGIVTKGNVKIAISTNGKSPTTAKRLRQFLEEVIPDDINEMVENIHQYRDTLKGDFEYKVEALNKLTKELLVK; encoded by the coding sequence ATGAATGAACTTTACCCTGTATTCCTGAAGGTAGCACAACTGGATACGCTGATCGTAGGAGGGGGAAATGTGGGATTGGAAAAGCTTTCCTTCTTGCTTAAGTCCAGCCCAAAAGCAAAGGTTACCGTGCTTGCAAAGGAAATTTCAGCAGAGATAAGAGCCATTGCCGCTAAAAATGATCGGCTTCAGCTTATCGATGCCGCCTATGATAAATCCTATCTTGAAAACCGTCACATCGTGATCGGAGCTACCGATGATAAGGAAGTCAACAAGCAGATCCAGCAAGAGGCCAAAGCGAAACACCTTTTGGTGAATATCGCTGATACCCCAGAGCTGTGCGATTTTTATCTGGGTGGCATCGTGACCAAAGGAAATGTCAAAATCGCCATCAGTACCAATGGCAAATCACCTACCACAGCAAAGCGTCTCCGCCAATTTCTAGAAGAAGTCATTCCCGATGACATCAATGAAATGGTCGAAAACATTCACCAATACCGCGATACCCTCAAAGGGGACTTTGAGTATAAAGTAGAGGCGTTGAACAAACTGACGAAAGAACTCTTGGTAAAATAA
- a CDS encoding HEPN domain-containing protein produces the protein MQSFRTEIENPVVEKDIIELEKKIALFKDGKIDEEKFRSLRLARGVYGQRQPGVQMIRIKLPYGKVTGKQLHRICKVSDEYSTGRLHITTRQDIQIHYVSLDRTPELWAELEKDDVTLREACGNTVRNVTASETAGVDPKEPFDVTPYADATFKYMLRNPICQEMGRKFKMAFSATDDDTALTYLHDLGFIPKVKTVDGEEVRGFKVLLGGGLGSQPRHADVIEEFLATDKLIPFIEGVVRIFDRHGERAKRMKARMKFLIKDIGVEEFMKLVHEEQEALQFQSYPIDYKSYEAAKTLPNPDIPEVETPTGEAYERWLNTNVLPQKQEGYVSIGIKVHLGDFYTDKARKLADLVSKYANDEIRLSLRQNILIRDVKEEAIPFFYRELEKLDFVAYGYDTLGDLTACPGTDTCNLGIASSTGAAHVLEEVIFKEYPQYLSNRNLTIKISGCMNACGQHNMASIGFQGMSIKVGKSVIPALQVLLGGATLGQGQGRFADKVIKIPSKRAPQALRLILDDYEQNAEKDEVFVTYYDRQGQMYFYDFLKPLASTDDIVDSDFIDWGNEQEYVKAVGVGECAGVVIDLVATLLLEAREKLANAEDSFNAKKWSDSIYHTYATLVNTAKAILVSEGKKTNSYADIVKQFDETFVDSGKIALEGSFADIVYEIQQNAPTEAFAKAYYEKAEKVYHTISDYRAKEVEA, from the coding sequence ATGCAAAGCTTTAGAACAGAGATAGAAAATCCCGTTGTGGAAAAAGATATTATCGAACTTGAAAAGAAAATTGCGCTTTTCAAGGACGGTAAGATAGATGAAGAGAAATTCAGAAGCCTTCGGTTGGCCAGAGGTGTTTATGGCCAGCGTCAGCCAGGAGTGCAGATGATCCGTATCAAATTGCCCTACGGCAAAGTGACCGGAAAGCAGCTGCACCGGATCTGCAAAGTTTCTGATGAGTATTCCACAGGGAGATTACACATCACTACACGCCAGGATATTCAGATTCACTATGTGAGCTTGGACCGTACGCCCGAGCTATGGGCGGAACTGGAAAAGGACGATGTCACCCTTCGGGAGGCCTGTGGTAATACCGTAAGGAACGTCACAGCATCCGAAACGGCCGGCGTGGATCCCAAGGAGCCATTTGATGTGACTCCTTATGCAGATGCCACCTTCAAGTACATGCTGAGAAATCCCATTTGTCAAGAAATGGGCCGGAAATTCAAAATGGCCTTCTCGGCTACCGATGATGACACGGCCTTGACTTACCTTCATGACTTGGGTTTTATCCCGAAAGTAAAGACGGTTGATGGAGAAGAGGTACGTGGATTCAAGGTGCTCCTTGGTGGAGGATTGGGTTCTCAGCCGCGGCATGCAGATGTGATCGAAGAATTCTTGGCGACGGATAAGCTCATTCCGTTCATTGAAGGAGTGGTACGGATTTTTGATCGTCATGGCGAGCGTGCCAAGCGCATGAAGGCCCGAATGAAGTTCTTGATCAAAGATATCGGTGTAGAGGAGTTTATGAAATTGGTTCATGAGGAGCAAGAGGCCCTGCAATTTCAGTCTTACCCGATCGACTATAAAAGTTATGAAGCGGCCAAGACCCTGCCAAATCCCGATATTCCCGAAGTGGAAACGCCAACTGGCGAGGCCTACGAAAGGTGGTTAAATACCAATGTGCTTCCTCAAAAACAAGAGGGATACGTATCCATTGGTATCAAGGTACACTTGGGTGATTTCTATACCGACAAGGCACGTAAGTTGGCCGATCTGGTAAGCAAATATGCCAATGATGAAATCCGTCTGAGCCTGCGTCAAAATATCCTGATCAGAGATGTGAAGGAAGAAGCCATCCCATTCTTCTACCGGGAACTGGAGAAGTTGGATTTTGTGGCCTATGGCTATGATACCTTGGGGGATTTGACGGCATGTCCGGGCACGGATACCTGTAACTTGGGTATTGCGAGCAGTACCGGAGCGGCGCATGTACTGGAAGAAGTGATCTTCAAAGAGTATCCACAGTACCTGTCCAATAGAAACCTGACCATCAAGATTTCTGGCTGTATGAATGCCTGTGGACAGCATAACATGGCATCCATCGGTTTTCAGGGCATGTCCATCAAGGTGGGCAAATCGGTGATTCCTGCGTTGCAGGTATTGCTGGGAGGAGCCACTCTCGGCCAAGGTCAAGGGCGATTTGCAGACAAAGTCATCAAAATCCCAAGCAAGCGTGCTCCCCAAGCATTGCGTCTGATCTTGGACGATTACGAGCAAAATGCCGAAAAAGATGAGGTTTTTGTCACGTACTATGACCGTCAAGGCCAAATGTATTTCTATGACTTCTTGAAGCCATTGGCCAGCACGGATGATATCGTGGACAGCGATTTTATTGATTGGGGAAATGAGCAAGAATACGTTAAAGCTGTAGGTGTAGGAGAATGTGCCGGTGTGGTCATAGACTTGGTAGCCACCTTGTTATTGGAAGCGAGGGAAAAATTGGCCAATGCAGAAGACAGCTTCAATGCGAAGAAATGGTCAGACAGCATCTATCATACTTATGCCACTTTGGTCAATACGGCCAAGGCTATATTGGTATCCGAAGGCAAAAAAACCAATTCTTATGCGGACATTGTGAAGCAATTTGATGAAACATTTGTAGATTCAGGAAAAATTGCTTTGGAAGGAAGCTTTGCGGATATTGTGTATGAAATCCAGCAGAACGCCCCAACAGAGGCTTTTGCGAAAGCATATTATGAAAAAGCTGAGAAAGTTTACCATACCATCAGCGATTACAGAGCGAAGGAGGTAGAAGCATGA
- a CDS encoding RrF2 family transcriptional regulator: MLSKKTKYAFHALTYLGKHKEDGSVLIQDIAAEHGISHKFLENILLELKKAGFLGSKKGKGGGYYLIKEPKDIPLSRIIRLLDGPIALLPCVSLNYYEACEECRDQEKCGLNQVMIQVRDETLNILENKTLADILDKE, from the coding sequence ATGTTATCCAAAAAAACCAAATATGCCTTTCATGCGTTGACCTACTTGGGAAAGCATAAGGAAGATGGCTCAGTATTGATACAAGACATTGCTGCTGAGCACGGTATTTCACACAAGTTTCTGGAAAATATCTTGCTGGAATTAAAGAAGGCAGGCTTTCTGGGAAGCAAAAAGGGCAAAGGTGGCGGTTATTACCTGATCAAAGAGCCGAAGGACATTCCCTTGTCCCGAATCATACGACTCTTGGACGGGCCCATAGCCTTGTTGCCTTGTGTGAGTTTAAATTATTATGAGGCCTGTGAGGAGTGCAGAGACCAGGAAAAATGCGGATTAAATCAAGTGATGATTCAAGTGAGAGACGAGACGCTTAACATACTGGAAAACAAGACGTTAGCTGACATTCTAGATAAAGAATGA
- the cysD gene encoding sulfate adenylyltransferase subunit CysD, translating into MKNTFVPNPKEAESIHIIREVAAQFEKPVLMFSGGKDSITLVRLAQKAFYPAKIPFPLLHVDTGHNFPETIEFRDKLVEELGLELIVANVQDSIDQGKVQEERGRYSSRNSLQTTTLLDAIEEHKFDACIGGARRDEEKARAKERVFSVRDDFGQWDEKNQRPELFDMLNGKIHHGQNVRAFPISNWTELDVWEYIKTENIKIPSIYFAHKRETFVRDGMIWTASEHVYREDHEAVEERMVRFRTVGDMTCTAAVLSEAETLEEVVDEIRASTISERGARIDDKRSEAAMENRKKVGYF; encoded by the coding sequence ATGAAAAACACGTTTGTTCCTAATCCGAAAGAAGCCGAATCCATTCACATCATCCGTGAAGTGGCCGCCCAATTCGAAAAACCGGTGTTGATGTTTTCCGGCGGAAAAGATTCCATCACATTGGTGAGATTAGCTCAAAAGGCCTTTTATCCGGCTAAGATTCCATTTCCATTGCTGCATGTGGATACCGGACACAATTTCCCCGAAACCATCGAATTCCGCGACAAGCTGGTAGAAGAGCTTGGGCTGGAGCTGATCGTAGCGAATGTTCAGGACTCCATTGACCAAGGAAAGGTGCAGGAAGAAAGGGGACGTTATTCCAGTAGAAACTCCCTGCAGACCACCACGCTGCTTGATGCCATCGAAGAGCACAAGTTTGACGCCTGTATCGGTGGAGCAAGACGTGATGAGGAGAAGGCCCGAGCTAAAGAACGGGTATTTTCCGTACGTGATGACTTTGGCCAGTGGGATGAGAAAAACCAGCGTCCGGAGCTTTTTGACATGCTAAATGGCAAGATCCATCATGGTCAAAATGTGCGGGCATTCCCGATTTCCAACTGGACTGAACTGGACGTTTGGGAGTACATCAAGACTGAAAACATTAAAATCCCATCCATTTATTTTGCCCACAAGCGGGAGACATTCGTGCGGGATGGCATGATATGGACCGCTTCAGAGCACGTGTACCGTGAAGACCACGAAGCGGTAGAAGAGCGAATGGTACGTTTCAGGACTGTAGGCGATATGACCTGTACGGCAGCGGTACTTTCGGAGGCAGAGACCTTGGAAGAAGTCGTGGATGAAATCCGTGCCAGTACAATTTCCGAACGGGGTGCGAGGATTGATGACAAACGCTCCGAAGCGGCCATGGAAAACCGGAAAAAGGTGGGGTACTTTTAA
- the cobA gene encoding uroporphyrinogen-III C-methyltransferase has product MISPVTPKLTLVGAGPGDPELITLKGILALGKADVILYDALVDKSLLKHATKNALKVFVGKRHGSKSNPQQDTNKLIVEYALKYGHVVRLKGGDPFVFGRGAEEIDFVQQFGIETEVVPGITSCISVPAYQGIPVTKRGVSESFWVITGTTSDGQLSRDVTLATQSTATVVILMGTRKLREIIAAFSAAGKENTPIALIQSGTTAEEKVVAAHIHDIEHKVQASGIGAPAVIIIGDVVRESPKLMDVYRAAISA; this is encoded by the coding sequence ATGATATCACCTGTCACACCGAAATTGACCTTAGTCGGTGCCGGTCCAGGTGATCCGGAGTTGATCACCTTAAAAGGAATATTGGCACTGGGCAAAGCGGATGTGATACTTTATGATGCATTGGTGGATAAGTCTCTCCTCAAGCATGCCACCAAAAATGCCCTCAAGGTATTTGTGGGCAAGCGGCATGGGAGCAAAAGTAATCCACAACAGGATACGAACAAGCTGATCGTGGAATATGCCCTAAAATACGGCCATGTCGTTAGGCTTAAGGGAGGCGATCCATTTGTCTTTGGCCGTGGGGCGGAGGAGATTGATTTTGTGCAGCAGTTTGGGATCGAGACGGAAGTAGTGCCGGGCATCACTTCGTGCATCTCTGTGCCGGCTTATCAGGGGATTCCCGTGACCAAACGCGGTGTCTCAGAGAGCTTCTGGGTGATCACAGGGACCACGTCTGATGGTCAGTTGTCTCGGGATGTTACCTTGGCAACACAGTCCACTGCCACAGTGGTCATTTTGATGGGTACGCGAAAACTACGTGAAATCATCGCGGCGTTTAGTGCAGCAGGAAAGGAAAATACGCCGATTGCGTTGATCCAAAGCGGTACGACAGCCGAGGAGAAAGTAGTTGCAGCCCATATACATGACATAGAACATAAAGTACAAGCATCCGGCATCGGGGCACCAGCCGTCATCATCATTGGCGATGTGGTGCGCGAGAGTCCAAAATTAATGGATGTCTATAGAGCGGCTATCAGTGCATAG
- a CDS encoding phosphoadenylyl-sulfate reductase: MKKNLLKDLSTRLDNLSISEAMAQLCELFPGKVVFSTSLGQEDQVITEIIAKHNLPVKIFTLDTGRLFYETYDLLARTESRYKIKIKPYYPNTGSVEKLVSDIGINGFYESPENRKSCCYVRKVEPLKRALAGNSIWITGLRAEQSNNRSGMQKLEWDEGNQIMKFNPLLDWSMDEMLQYISDHNIPYNPLHDKGFVSIGCAPCTRAIEPGEDPRAGRWWWEASHKECGLHIK, from the coding sequence ATGAAAAAGAACCTTTTGAAAGATTTGTCCACCCGGCTAGATAACCTCTCCATTTCGGAGGCAATGGCACAGCTGTGTGAGCTGTTTCCGGGAAAGGTTGTATTTTCCACCTCCTTGGGCCAGGAAGACCAGGTGATCACAGAAATCATCGCCAAGCATAATCTTCCGGTAAAAATTTTTACCTTGGACACTGGAAGGTTATTTTACGAGACCTATGATCTTTTGGCCAGGACCGAAAGCAGATATAAAATCAAAATCAAGCCCTATTATCCCAATACCGGTTCTGTAGAGAAACTGGTAAGTGATATCGGGATCAATGGATTTTATGAATCACCGGAGAACAGAAAGAGCTGTTGTTATGTTCGGAAAGTGGAGCCTTTGAAGCGGGCCCTTGCCGGCAACAGCATTTGGATTACCGGTCTGCGGGCTGAGCAGAGCAACAACCGAAGTGGCATGCAAAAGCTGGAATGGGACGAAGGTAACCAGATCATGAAATTCAATCCCCTGCTGGACTGGTCCATGGACGAGATGCTCCAGTACATCAGCGACCACAATATTCCCTATAACCCACTTCATGACAAAGGCTTCGTCAGCATCGGCTGCGCGCCTTGTACCCGGGCCATCGAGCCTGGAGAAGACCCACGTGCCGGCAGATGGTGGTGGGAAGCTTCGCACAAAGAATGTGGATTGCATATAAAATAG
- a CDS encoding sulfate adenylyltransferase subunit 1 yields the protein MSTENRKLINIATAGSVDDGKSTLIGRLLYDTKSLTTDKLEAIERNSKQKGFDYLDFSLATDGLVAEREQGITIDVAHIYFNTDKTNYIIADTPGHVEYTRNMVTGASTSSAAIILIDARKGVIEQTYRHFFINNLLRVGHVIVAVNKMDLVDYDQQAYEDIKKDFEALIEKSNYTKDQVRFIPVSALHGDNIAGGSDKMDWYQGPSLLDYLEGLEIDESEDNSAARFPVQYVVRPKTDAHHDFRGFAGKLYGGKLAVGDEVTVLPSFTTSKVKSINFFDQEFDEAIPGSSITITLEDEVNVSRGDMLVKSNELPKSEKQLSATICQVNSKPLRTGAKYILQHGVNQVLAKVDSIEGLVHTDFSGSEGTDELKLNDIGKVNFRLSKPIHFDPYQESKSNGSFILIDEGSYDTTSVGFIQ from the coding sequence ATGAGCACTGAAAATAGAAAACTGATCAATATTGCGACGGCAGGAAGTGTGGACGACGGAAAAAGTACCCTTATCGGAAGGTTGCTTTATGATACCAAGTCCCTGACCACGGACAAGCTGGAGGCCATAGAGCGAAACAGTAAGCAAAAAGGTTTTGATTACCTGGACTTCTCCTTGGCCACGGATGGCCTGGTCGCAGAAAGGGAGCAAGGGATCACCATCGATGTGGCCCATATCTATTTCAATACGGATAAGACAAACTACATCATTGCCGACACCCCGGGCCATGTGGAGTATACCCGAAACATGGTGACAGGTGCGTCGACCTCTTCGGCAGCGATCATCCTGATCGATGCGCGGAAAGGTGTGATCGAGCAGACTTACCGACATTTTTTCATCAATAACCTCCTGCGCGTGGGGCATGTGATCGTAGCGGTGAACAAAATGGACCTGGTCGATTATGACCAGCAGGCCTATGAGGACATCAAAAAGGATTTTGAAGCCCTGATCGAGAAGAGCAATTACACGAAAGACCAAGTGCGGTTCATTCCGGTCAGCGCCCTACACGGTGACAATATCGCCGGTGGATCCGATAAAATGGATTGGTACCAAGGTCCTTCCCTATTGGATTACCTGGAAGGATTGGAAATCGATGAATCAGAAGACAACAGTGCTGCGAGGTTCCCGGTACAGTATGTGGTAAGGCCTAAGACAGATGCTCACCATGACTTCCGTGGATTTGCGGGGAAACTTTACGGTGGCAAGTTGGCGGTAGGTGACGAGGTAACGGTACTTCCCTCCTTTACCACCAGCAAAGTGAAATCCATCAACTTCTTTGATCAGGAGTTTGATGAGGCCATCCCGGGCAGTTCGATTACCATTACCCTGGAAGACGAAGTCAATGTAAGCCGCGGCGACATGCTGGTAAAATCCAATGAGCTTCCCAAGTCTGAAAAGCAGCTGTCAGCGACCATCTGTCAGGTAAACAGCAAGCCATTGAGAACAGGTGCAAAATATATCCTTCAACATGGCGTAAACCAAGTATTGGCCAAAGTGGACAGCATAGAAGGCTTGGTGCACACCGATTTCTCCGGATCAGAGGGGACGGATGAGTTGAAGTTGAACGATATCGGTAAAGTGAATTTCAGGCTGAGCAAGCCCATTCACTTTGATCCCTACCAAGAGAGCAAGTCAAACGGAAGCTTTATCCTTATCGATGAGGGTTCCTACGACACCACTAGCGTAGGGTTCATCCAGTAG
- a CDS encoding DUF2061 domain-containing protein, with protein sequence MIFDQPIKKWFVDEEGKDTNVKSVLKSVSWRVVGTIDTMVISYLITGQIKTALSIGSIEVVSKMVLYYFHERAWARVSDNK encoded by the coding sequence ATGATTTTTGATCAGCCTATCAAAAAGTGGTTTGTAGACGAAGAAGGAAAGGACACCAATGTAAAGAGTGTGTTGAAGTCCGTTTCTTGGAGGGTAGTAGGCACCATTGACACGATGGTCATATCCTACTTGATCACGGGCCAGATAAAGACAGCATTGTCCATTGGCTCCATAGAAGTAGTTAGCAAAATGGTGCTATACTATTTTCATGAGCGAGCTTGGGCGCGAGTATCGGATAATAAATAA